From Pectinophora gossypiella chromosome 18, ilPecGoss1.1, whole genome shotgun sequence, one genomic window encodes:
- the LOC126375256 gene encoding AMP deaminase 2-like isoform X1 — MTGPETTPSGPEIPFQRVSCAGIHITGVPLEDLVRASSYLVSALQMREQYMDVSNQSFSETVGLYLANREMPNRHIVELNRQSRLFNDALLNIDSEAAEEYLKLTGSSSEVLDRPKVDRYSVQQSATNMSALSKVVHPSEAMRISFESREDLLENEIHGIQPGVPVDPWACPQPPDRHYVFRWYNGVVQVFRTEADVTDNRPLPYRNIPFKKFVVDMDKLASMSDDGPLKSFCFRRLSYLSSKFKMHALLNELHEQALQKAVPHRDFYNVRKVDTHIHAASSMNQKHLLRFIKRTLRQSGDEVVAISKGAKCTLKSVFEDMQLNAYDLNVDILDVHADRNTFQRFDKFNAKYNPVGESRLREVFLKTDNYMNGTYFARIIKEVMDDLHENKYTNIEPRISIYGKNKNEWTNLAMWALHHNVYSSHVRWLVQVPRLYDIYRINKLLKNFQEFLNNLFDPLFEVSINPSSNPELHKFLTHLIGFDSVDDESKPENTLMGEKIKAPQDWDHEENPPYSYYIYYMYANMAVLNQIRKEQGLNMFVLRPHCGEAGPGSHLCAAFLLSENISHGLMLRKMPVLQYLYFLAQIFIAMSPLSNNSLFLRYHRNPLPEFFARGLRVTLSTDDPLQFHYTKEPLMEEYSIAAQAWKFSSCDMCELARNSVLMSGFPHEMKQYWLGHNFMHEGPAGNDITCTNVPDVRISFRYETLLDELDNLFRVYRT; from the exons ATGACAGGGCCGGAGACCACACCCTCGGGCCCCGAGATTCCCTTCCAGAGGGTCTCCTGTGCTGGCATACACATCACCGGG GTGCCGCTTGAAGACTTGGTGCGCGCGTCGAGCTACCTGGTGAGCGCGCTGCAGATGAGGGAACAGTACATGGACGTGTCCAACCAGTCGTTCTCGGAGACCGTCGGCCTCTACCTCGCCAACCGGGAGATGCCTAACCGACACATCGTGGAACTGAACCGACAGTCGCGGTTGTTCAACGATGCTCTGCTCAACATTGACA GCGAAGCGGCGGAGGAATATCTGAAGCTGACTGGAAGCTCCTCTGAAGTCCTGGACAGGCCAAAAGTTGATAGGTACAGCGTGCAACAATCTGCCACTAACA TGTCTGCGTTGTCGAAAGTAGTGCACCCTTCAGAAGCAATGCGGATTTCCTTCGAGAGTCGCGAAGATCTTCTAGAGAATGAGATCCACGGAATAC AACCAGGCGTGCCGGTGGACCCGTGGGCGTGCCCGCAGCCCCCCGACCGTCACTACGTGTTCCGCTGGTACAACGGAGTGGTCCAGGTCTTCAGAACAGAGGCAGACGTCACCGACAACCGTCCTTTGCCATACCGGAACATCCCCTTCAAGAAATTCGTCGTAGATATGGATAAACTGGCCTCGATGAGTGATGATGGGCCGCT GAAGTCCTTCTGTTTCCGACGCCTGAGCTACTTGTCTTCTAAGTTCAAGATGCACGCCTTGCTGAACGAGCTGCATGAGCAGGCTCTGCAGAAGGCCGTGCCTCATCGGGACTTCTACAATGTCAG GAAAGTGGACACCCATATCCACGCCGCATCTTCGATGAATCAGAAGCATCTGCTGCGCTTCATCAAACGCACGTTGCGTCAATCCGGGGACGAGGTGGTGGCCATATCCAAGGGCGCCAAATGTACCCTCAAGTCAGTCTTCGAAGACATGCAGCTCAACGCTTACGATCTCAACGTCGATATCCTTGATGTTCACGCG GACCGGAACACATTTCAGCGGTTTGACAAGTTCAACGCAAAGTATAACCCGGTCGGCGAGAGTAGGCTGCGTGAGGTCTTCCTCAAGACAGACAACTACATGAACGGGACCTACTTCGCTAGGATCATCAAG GAGGTGATGGACGATCTTCACGAGAATAAGTACACGAACATCGAGCCGCGCATCTCCATTTACGGCAAGAACAAGAACGAATGGACCAACCTGGCCATGTGGGCGCTGCATCACAACGTGTACTCGTCCCACGTGCGGTGGCTGGTCCAAGTGCCCAGACTTTA TGACATATACCGCATCAACAAGCTGCTGAAGAATTTCCAGGAGTTTCTGAACAACCTGTTCGACCCGCTGTTTGAGGTCTCCATCAACCCCAGCTCCAATCCTGAGCTCCATAAGTTCTTAACG CATTTGATTGGCTTCGACAGCGTGGACGACGAGTCGAAGCCAGAGAACACATTGATGGGCGAGAAGATAAAGGCACCCCAGGACTGGGACCACGAGGAGAACCCCCCCTACTCGTACTACATATACTACATGTACGCCAACATGGCCGTGCTAAACCAGATACGGAA GGAACAAGGTTTGAATATGTTCGTGTTGCGTCCTCATTGTGGGGAAGCGGGCCCAGGTTCGCACCTGTGTGCTGCCTTCCTACTTAGCGAGAACATCTCTCACGGTCTCATGCTGAGGAAG ATGCCCGTGCTTCAGTATCTGTACTTCCTGGCTCAGATCTTCATAGCGATGTCTCCGCTGAGCAACAACTCCCTCTTCCTACGGTATCACAGGAACCCGCTGCCGGAGTTCTTCGCTCGTGGTCTCCGAGTGACCCTCAGTACCGATGATCCACTGCAGTTTCACTATACCAAG GAGCCGCTGATGGAGGAGTACAGCATCGCAGCGCAGGCATGGAAGTTCAGCTCGTGTGACATGTGCGAGCTGGCCAGGAACTCTGTACTCATGTCCGGGTTTCCGCATGAG ATGAAGCAGTACTGGCTGGGCCACAACTTCATGCACGAGGGCCCCGCCGGCAACGACATCACGTGCACCAACGTGCCCGACGTGCGCATCTCCTTCCGCTACGAGACGCTCCTCGACGAGCTCGACAACCTGTTCCGGGTCTACAGGACTTGA
- the LOC126375256 gene encoding AMP deaminase 2-like isoform X2: protein MREQYMDVSNQSFSETVGLYLANREMPNRHIVELNRQSRLFNDALLNIDSEAAEEYLKLTGSSSEVLDRPKVDRYSVQQSATNMSALSKVVHPSEAMRISFESREDLLENEIHGIQPGVPVDPWACPQPPDRHYVFRWYNGVVQVFRTEADVTDNRPLPYRNIPFKKFVVDMDKLASMSDDGPLKSFCFRRLSYLSSKFKMHALLNELHEQALQKAVPHRDFYNVRKVDTHIHAASSMNQKHLLRFIKRTLRQSGDEVVAISKGAKCTLKSVFEDMQLNAYDLNVDILDVHADRNTFQRFDKFNAKYNPVGESRLREVFLKTDNYMNGTYFARIIKEVMDDLHENKYTNIEPRISIYGKNKNEWTNLAMWALHHNVYSSHVRWLVQVPRLYDIYRINKLLKNFQEFLNNLFDPLFEVSINPSSNPELHKFLTHLIGFDSVDDESKPENTLMGEKIKAPQDWDHEENPPYSYYIYYMYANMAVLNQIRKEQGLNMFVLRPHCGEAGPGSHLCAAFLLSENISHGLMLRKMPVLQYLYFLAQIFIAMSPLSNNSLFLRYHRNPLPEFFARGLRVTLSTDDPLQFHYTKEPLMEEYSIAAQAWKFSSCDMCELARNSVLMSGFPHEMKQYWLGHNFMHEGPAGNDITCTNVPDVRISFRYETLLDELDNLFRVYRT, encoded by the exons ATGAGGGAACAGTACATGGACGTGTCCAACCAGTCGTTCTCGGAGACCGTCGGCCTCTACCTCGCCAACCGGGAGATGCCTAACCGACACATCGTGGAACTGAACCGACAGTCGCGGTTGTTCAACGATGCTCTGCTCAACATTGACA GCGAAGCGGCGGAGGAATATCTGAAGCTGACTGGAAGCTCCTCTGAAGTCCTGGACAGGCCAAAAGTTGATAGGTACAGCGTGCAACAATCTGCCACTAACA TGTCTGCGTTGTCGAAAGTAGTGCACCCTTCAGAAGCAATGCGGATTTCCTTCGAGAGTCGCGAAGATCTTCTAGAGAATGAGATCCACGGAATAC AACCAGGCGTGCCGGTGGACCCGTGGGCGTGCCCGCAGCCCCCCGACCGTCACTACGTGTTCCGCTGGTACAACGGAGTGGTCCAGGTCTTCAGAACAGAGGCAGACGTCACCGACAACCGTCCTTTGCCATACCGGAACATCCCCTTCAAGAAATTCGTCGTAGATATGGATAAACTGGCCTCGATGAGTGATGATGGGCCGCT GAAGTCCTTCTGTTTCCGACGCCTGAGCTACTTGTCTTCTAAGTTCAAGATGCACGCCTTGCTGAACGAGCTGCATGAGCAGGCTCTGCAGAAGGCCGTGCCTCATCGGGACTTCTACAATGTCAG GAAAGTGGACACCCATATCCACGCCGCATCTTCGATGAATCAGAAGCATCTGCTGCGCTTCATCAAACGCACGTTGCGTCAATCCGGGGACGAGGTGGTGGCCATATCCAAGGGCGCCAAATGTACCCTCAAGTCAGTCTTCGAAGACATGCAGCTCAACGCTTACGATCTCAACGTCGATATCCTTGATGTTCACGCG GACCGGAACACATTTCAGCGGTTTGACAAGTTCAACGCAAAGTATAACCCGGTCGGCGAGAGTAGGCTGCGTGAGGTCTTCCTCAAGACAGACAACTACATGAACGGGACCTACTTCGCTAGGATCATCAAG GAGGTGATGGACGATCTTCACGAGAATAAGTACACGAACATCGAGCCGCGCATCTCCATTTACGGCAAGAACAAGAACGAATGGACCAACCTGGCCATGTGGGCGCTGCATCACAACGTGTACTCGTCCCACGTGCGGTGGCTGGTCCAAGTGCCCAGACTTTA TGACATATACCGCATCAACAAGCTGCTGAAGAATTTCCAGGAGTTTCTGAACAACCTGTTCGACCCGCTGTTTGAGGTCTCCATCAACCCCAGCTCCAATCCTGAGCTCCATAAGTTCTTAACG CATTTGATTGGCTTCGACAGCGTGGACGACGAGTCGAAGCCAGAGAACACATTGATGGGCGAGAAGATAAAGGCACCCCAGGACTGGGACCACGAGGAGAACCCCCCCTACTCGTACTACATATACTACATGTACGCCAACATGGCCGTGCTAAACCAGATACGGAA GGAACAAGGTTTGAATATGTTCGTGTTGCGTCCTCATTGTGGGGAAGCGGGCCCAGGTTCGCACCTGTGTGCTGCCTTCCTACTTAGCGAGAACATCTCTCACGGTCTCATGCTGAGGAAG ATGCCCGTGCTTCAGTATCTGTACTTCCTGGCTCAGATCTTCATAGCGATGTCTCCGCTGAGCAACAACTCCCTCTTCCTACGGTATCACAGGAACCCGCTGCCGGAGTTCTTCGCTCGTGGTCTCCGAGTGACCCTCAGTACCGATGATCCACTGCAGTTTCACTATACCAAG GAGCCGCTGATGGAGGAGTACAGCATCGCAGCGCAGGCATGGAAGTTCAGCTCGTGTGACATGTGCGAGCTGGCCAGGAACTCTGTACTCATGTCCGGGTTTCCGCATGAG ATGAAGCAGTACTGGCTGGGCCACAACTTCATGCACGAGGGCCCCGCCGGCAACGACATCACGTGCACCAACGTGCCCGACGTGCGCATCTCCTTCCGCTACGAGACGCTCCTCGACGAGCTCGACAACCTGTTCCGGGTCTACAGGACTTGA
- the LOC126375256 gene encoding AMP deaminase 2-like isoform X3, with product MSALSKVVHPSEAMRISFESREDLLENEIHGIQPGVPVDPWACPQPPDRHYVFRWYNGVVQVFRTEADVTDNRPLPYRNIPFKKFVVDMDKLASMSDDGPLKSFCFRRLSYLSSKFKMHALLNELHEQALQKAVPHRDFYNVRKVDTHIHAASSMNQKHLLRFIKRTLRQSGDEVVAISKGAKCTLKSVFEDMQLNAYDLNVDILDVHADRNTFQRFDKFNAKYNPVGESRLREVFLKTDNYMNGTYFARIIKEVMDDLHENKYTNIEPRISIYGKNKNEWTNLAMWALHHNVYSSHVRWLVQVPRLYDIYRINKLLKNFQEFLNNLFDPLFEVSINPSSNPELHKFLTHLIGFDSVDDESKPENTLMGEKIKAPQDWDHEENPPYSYYIYYMYANMAVLNQIRKEQGLNMFVLRPHCGEAGPGSHLCAAFLLSENISHGLMLRKMPVLQYLYFLAQIFIAMSPLSNNSLFLRYHRNPLPEFFARGLRVTLSTDDPLQFHYTKEPLMEEYSIAAQAWKFSSCDMCELARNSVLMSGFPHEMKQYWLGHNFMHEGPAGNDITCTNVPDVRISFRYETLLDELDNLFRVYRT from the exons A TGTCTGCGTTGTCGAAAGTAGTGCACCCTTCAGAAGCAATGCGGATTTCCTTCGAGAGTCGCGAAGATCTTCTAGAGAATGAGATCCACGGAATAC AACCAGGCGTGCCGGTGGACCCGTGGGCGTGCCCGCAGCCCCCCGACCGTCACTACGTGTTCCGCTGGTACAACGGAGTGGTCCAGGTCTTCAGAACAGAGGCAGACGTCACCGACAACCGTCCTTTGCCATACCGGAACATCCCCTTCAAGAAATTCGTCGTAGATATGGATAAACTGGCCTCGATGAGTGATGATGGGCCGCT GAAGTCCTTCTGTTTCCGACGCCTGAGCTACTTGTCTTCTAAGTTCAAGATGCACGCCTTGCTGAACGAGCTGCATGAGCAGGCTCTGCAGAAGGCCGTGCCTCATCGGGACTTCTACAATGTCAG GAAAGTGGACACCCATATCCACGCCGCATCTTCGATGAATCAGAAGCATCTGCTGCGCTTCATCAAACGCACGTTGCGTCAATCCGGGGACGAGGTGGTGGCCATATCCAAGGGCGCCAAATGTACCCTCAAGTCAGTCTTCGAAGACATGCAGCTCAACGCTTACGATCTCAACGTCGATATCCTTGATGTTCACGCG GACCGGAACACATTTCAGCGGTTTGACAAGTTCAACGCAAAGTATAACCCGGTCGGCGAGAGTAGGCTGCGTGAGGTCTTCCTCAAGACAGACAACTACATGAACGGGACCTACTTCGCTAGGATCATCAAG GAGGTGATGGACGATCTTCACGAGAATAAGTACACGAACATCGAGCCGCGCATCTCCATTTACGGCAAGAACAAGAACGAATGGACCAACCTGGCCATGTGGGCGCTGCATCACAACGTGTACTCGTCCCACGTGCGGTGGCTGGTCCAAGTGCCCAGACTTTA TGACATATACCGCATCAACAAGCTGCTGAAGAATTTCCAGGAGTTTCTGAACAACCTGTTCGACCCGCTGTTTGAGGTCTCCATCAACCCCAGCTCCAATCCTGAGCTCCATAAGTTCTTAACG CATTTGATTGGCTTCGACAGCGTGGACGACGAGTCGAAGCCAGAGAACACATTGATGGGCGAGAAGATAAAGGCACCCCAGGACTGGGACCACGAGGAGAACCCCCCCTACTCGTACTACATATACTACATGTACGCCAACATGGCCGTGCTAAACCAGATACGGAA GGAACAAGGTTTGAATATGTTCGTGTTGCGTCCTCATTGTGGGGAAGCGGGCCCAGGTTCGCACCTGTGTGCTGCCTTCCTACTTAGCGAGAACATCTCTCACGGTCTCATGCTGAGGAAG ATGCCCGTGCTTCAGTATCTGTACTTCCTGGCTCAGATCTTCATAGCGATGTCTCCGCTGAGCAACAACTCCCTCTTCCTACGGTATCACAGGAACCCGCTGCCGGAGTTCTTCGCTCGTGGTCTCCGAGTGACCCTCAGTACCGATGATCCACTGCAGTTTCACTATACCAAG GAGCCGCTGATGGAGGAGTACAGCATCGCAGCGCAGGCATGGAAGTTCAGCTCGTGTGACATGTGCGAGCTGGCCAGGAACTCTGTACTCATGTCCGGGTTTCCGCATGAG ATGAAGCAGTACTGGCTGGGCCACAACTTCATGCACGAGGGCCCCGCCGGCAACGACATCACGTGCACCAACGTGCCCGACGTGCGCATCTCCTTCCGCTACGAGACGCTCCTCGACGAGCTCGACAACCTGTTCCGGGTCTACAGGACTTGA